In a genomic window of Pantoea agglomerans:
- a CDS encoding LacI family DNA-binding transcriptional regulator: MAAGRGRKATLASVAAQANVSKITASRAFSQPEKVHPETLQRIRETAEQLGYVVNTAARNLRAKASKTIGIVNPDMANPFFGGLTRLMTLEAQKLGYDTLVFDSCESQEAEDRIIDKLIGYNVDAIILSVISNDVNYHPAYMKRLEILNIPVVLVDRELQASHCSGVYIDNLDCGLQTGRWLLEQQASRVVVVSGPENSNVARERVTGLQAALQGKVASLEILHADFFMDAAWRETSRWLSSHAAPDYFVGCNNQISLGIIKACIEHKLRLMEEVSLFSIDHLTHAEIYGFHFPCVTHDLQEIAWQALNLAIRRVQDPDSKPGKVIVRGRIAP, encoded by the coding sequence TTGGCAGCAGGTCGGGGACGAAAGGCGACGCTGGCAAGCGTCGCCGCGCAGGCGAACGTCAGTAAAATTACCGCTTCCCGGGCATTTTCTCAGCCAGAGAAAGTGCATCCGGAAACGCTGCAACGCATCCGCGAGACGGCAGAGCAGCTTGGCTACGTCGTCAATACCGCCGCGCGCAACCTGCGGGCGAAAGCCAGTAAAACCATCGGCATCGTCAATCCTGATATGGCTAACCCGTTCTTTGGCGGGCTGACGCGGCTGATGACGCTGGAAGCGCAAAAGCTGGGTTACGACACGCTGGTGTTTGACTCCTGTGAATCGCAGGAAGCGGAAGACCGCATTATCGACAAGCTGATCGGCTACAACGTCGATGCCATTATCCTCTCCGTGATTTCCAACGACGTTAACTATCATCCCGCCTATATGAAGCGACTGGAAATTCTCAATATTCCCGTTGTGCTGGTGGATCGTGAGCTGCAGGCGTCGCACTGCAGCGGCGTCTATATCGACAACCTGGACTGCGGTTTGCAGACGGGGCGCTGGCTGTTAGAGCAGCAGGCCAGCCGCGTCGTCGTGGTTTCGGGGCCGGAGAATTCCAACGTTGCGCGTGAAAGAGTGACCGGTTTGCAGGCGGCGCTGCAGGGCAAGGTGGCGTCGCTGGAGATTTTGCACGCCGATTTCTTTATGGACGCCGCCTGGCGGGAAACCAGCCGCTGGCTGAGCAGCCATGCTGCCCCGGACTACTTTGTCGGCTGTAATAACCAGATCTCGCTGGGCATTATCAAAGCCTGCATTGAGCACAAGCTCCGCCTGATGGAAGAGGTCAGCCTTTTCAGTATTGACCATCTCACCCACGCCGAGATTTACGGTTTCCATTTCCCCTGCGTCACCCACGATCTCCAAGAGATCGCCTGGCAGGCGCTGAATCTGGCGATCCGCCGCGTGCAGGACCCCGACAGCAAGCCAGGCAAGGTTATCGTGCGCGGCAGGATCGCGCCATAG
- a CDS encoding NAD(P)-dependent alcohol dehydrogenase, translated as MKALVLAEAGKIAIEDREFDETLGDNDVEIKIHSVGICGSDVHYYQHGRIGPFVVEAPMVLGHEASGVVLATGKNVTHVKPGDRVCMEPGIPDLNSAQSRAGIYNLDPAVRFWATPPVHGCLRETVIHPGAFTFKLPDNVSFAEGAMVEPLAIGMHAATKAGIKPGDIALVIGAGPIGVVTALAALAGGCSDVIICDLFDEKLAVAANYEGLHAVNIKSGDLAARVAALTSGNGADVVFECSGAKPAIATLAQHAAPGATAVLVGMPIDAAPLDIVAAQAKEITFKTIFRYANMYPRTLRLLSSGKLRVQPLISQTYKFSESVAAFERAAAGNPSDIKIMLEME; from the coding sequence ATGAAAGCATTGGTTCTGGCTGAAGCAGGCAAAATCGCCATTGAAGATCGCGAATTTGACGAAACGCTCGGTGATAACGACGTCGAAATCAAAATCCACTCTGTTGGCATCTGCGGCAGCGACGTCCACTACTATCAGCACGGCCGCATTGGTCCTTTTGTGGTTGAGGCGCCGATGGTGCTGGGTCATGAAGCGTCTGGCGTAGTGCTGGCTACCGGCAAAAATGTCACGCACGTAAAGCCCGGCGATCGCGTCTGCATGGAGCCGGGCATTCCCGATCTCAACTCTGCCCAGTCGCGCGCCGGCATCTATAACCTGGATCCCGCCGTGCGTTTTTGGGCGACGCCGCCGGTACACGGCTGCCTGCGTGAAACCGTTATTCATCCCGGCGCGTTTACCTTCAAACTGCCCGATAACGTCAGCTTCGCGGAAGGCGCGATGGTAGAGCCGCTGGCGATAGGTATGCACGCCGCGACAAAAGCGGGCATCAAGCCAGGCGATATCGCGCTGGTGATCGGCGCTGGCCCGATTGGCGTCGTGACGGCGCTGGCGGCGCTCGCAGGCGGCTGCTCAGACGTTATCATTTGCGACCTGTTCGATGAGAAGCTGGCGGTTGCCGCCAACTACGAGGGGCTGCACGCGGTAAATATTAAAAGCGGTGATTTGGCCGCCAGAGTCGCCGCGCTGACCAGCGGCAACGGCGCTGACGTGGTGTTCGAATGCAGCGGCGCCAAACCGGCCATCGCCACGCTGGCGCAGCATGCCGCACCGGGCGCGACCGCCGTGCTGGTCGGCATGCCGATCGACGCGGCGCCGCTGGATATCGTGGCCGCGCAGGCGAAAGAGATTACCTTCAAGACCATTTTCCGCTACGCCAATATGTATCCGCGCACCCTGCGTCTGCTGAGCAGCGGCAAGCTGCGCGTTCAGCCGCTGATCAGTCAGACCTACAAATTCAGCGAAAGCGTCGCCGCTTTTGAGCGCGCTGCCGCCGGAAACCCCTCTGATATCAAAATCATGCTGGAAATGGAGTAG
- a CDS encoding D-lyxose/D-mannose family sugar isomerase, translating into MIETRKYVQQTLDALRQASITLTQDEQQRIEIATFGLPDYPASGLQLLTYVNSPRYCAKEMVLFPRQTCPEHLHPPFEGTPGKQETFRCRAGEVYLFVDDSSLTQNDAGGAPVCRVPEGSEEWYTCTAYVLLRPGEQYTIAPNTRHWFQAGDNGAVVSEFSSESRDELDIFTDPRVNRLA; encoded by the coding sequence ATGATCGAAACCCGTAAATATGTACAGCAAACCCTGGATGCACTGCGCCAGGCCAGTATTACGCTGACGCAGGATGAGCAGCAGCGCATTGAGATCGCCACGTTTGGGCTGCCGGATTACCCGGCTTCCGGCCTGCAGCTGCTGACCTACGTCAACTCGCCGCGTTACTGCGCCAAAGAGATGGTGCTGTTTCCCAGACAGACCTGCCCTGAGCATCTGCACCCGCCGTTCGAAGGGACGCCCGGCAAGCAGGAGACCTTTCGCTGCCGCGCGGGCGAGGTTTATCTCTTCGTGGACGACAGCAGCCTGACGCAGAATGACGCCGGCGGCGCGCCGGTTTGTCGCGTGCCAGAGGGAAGCGAAGAGTGGTACACCTGCACAGCCTACGTTTTGCTGCGCCCTGGCGAGCAGTACACCATTGCGCCCAATACGCGCCACTGGTTTCAGGCGGGGGATAACGGCGCGGTGGTCTCTGAGTTCTCTTCAGAGAGCCGCGATGAACTCGATATTTTTACCGATCCACGCGTCAACCGGCTGGCATAA
- the xylB gene encoding xylulokinase — MSLYAGIDCGTQGTKVVIVDSEQGAILGEGSAAHRLISDSNGRREQQAAWWIEALIEAFHQAVSRAGVDARRIEALGVSGQQHGFVPLDEQGEVLHSVKLWCDTETAEENAALLAQLGGVSGSLAQLGLTVATGYTASKIIWFKQQHPELWSRLRTVLLPHDYLNFWLTGERVAEYGDASGTGLLNVRTREWDRHTVALIDDSGRLWEALPPLKSAESCIGTLRSEAAEKLGLSRATRVATGGGDNMMAAIGSGNIAAGTVTMSLGTSGTLFAWSDAPVVADSEAIASFCSSTNGWLPLICTMNVTSATSSVQALLEEDIEGFNRLLEQAAPGAGGLEMLPFFNGERVPPLPHARASLHNLDSDNFTRANLCRAVVESATYGLRYGLDLFRRQGIAAQEIRLTGGGSRSPRWRQIVADVMGCPVVCLKVQETAALGGAIQAMWATALADGPHQQADSVLNDLCRRFVSPDESTRAEPDAERQLQYDALYQRYLQRLQQAYPEVSL; from the coding sequence ATGTCGCTCTATGCGGGCATTGATTGCGGAACCCAGGGCACCAAGGTGGTGATCGTTGACAGCGAGCAGGGCGCAATTCTCGGCGAGGGCAGCGCTGCGCACCGCCTGATCAGCGACTCTAACGGCCGGCGCGAGCAGCAGGCGGCGTGGTGGATCGAGGCGCTGATCGAGGCTTTCCATCAGGCGGTTTCCCGAGCGGGCGTCGATGCGCGCCGGATCGAGGCGCTGGGGGTATCCGGTCAGCAGCACGGCTTTGTGCCGCTGGATGAGCAGGGCGAGGTGCTGCACAGCGTTAAGCTATGGTGCGACACCGAAACCGCTGAGGAAAACGCCGCGCTGCTGGCGCAGCTGGGCGGCGTAAGCGGATCGCTGGCCCAGTTAGGCTTAACGGTCGCCACCGGCTATACCGCCTCGAAAATCATCTGGTTTAAACAGCAGCATCCTGAGCTCTGGTCGCGGCTGCGCACGGTGCTGCTGCCGCACGACTACCTCAACTTCTGGCTCACCGGGGAACGGGTTGCGGAGTATGGCGACGCTTCGGGCACCGGATTGCTGAACGTGCGCACCCGCGAATGGGACCGCCACACGGTGGCGCTTATCGACGACAGCGGACGGCTGTGGGAGGCGCTGCCGCCGCTGAAAAGCGCCGAAAGCTGTATCGGCACGCTGCGTTCAGAAGCGGCGGAAAAGCTGGGCCTCTCGCGCGCCACGCGCGTCGCCACCGGCGGCGGCGACAATATGATGGCCGCGATCGGCTCCGGCAATATCGCGGCTGGCACCGTGACCATGAGTCTCGGCACCTCCGGCACGCTGTTCGCCTGGTCCGATGCGCCAGTCGTTGCCGATTCAGAGGCGATTGCCAGCTTCTGTTCCAGCACCAACGGCTGGCTGCCGCTGATTTGCACCATGAATGTCACCTCGGCGACCTCCTCGGTGCAGGCGCTGCTGGAAGAGGATATAGAGGGGTTCAACCGGCTACTGGAGCAGGCCGCGCCAGGGGCAGGCGGATTAGAGATGCTGCCGTTCTTCAACGGCGAGCGCGTGCCGCCGCTGCCCCATGCGCGTGCCAGCCTGCATAACCTCGACAGCGATAACTTTACCCGCGCCAACCTCTGCCGGGCGGTGGTGGAGAGCGCTACCTACGGTCTGCGCTACGGCCTGGATCTGTTTCGACGTCAGGGCATCGCGGCGCAGGAAATCCGTCTTACCGGCGGCGGATCGCGCAGCCCGCGCTGGCGACAGATTGTGGCGGACGTAATGGGCTGCCCGGTGGTCTGCCTCAAGGTGCAGGAGACGGCGGCGCTGGGCGGTGCGATTCAGGCGATGTGGGCAACCGCGCTGGCCGATGGGCCGCATCAGCAGGCCGACAGCGTGCTGAACGATCTCTGTCGGCGTTTTGTCTCGCCTGATGAGTCTACCCGCGCCGAGCCTGACGCCGAACGCCAGCTGCAGTACGACGCGCTTTACCAACGCTACCTGCAACGCCTGCAACAGGCTTACCCGGAGGTCTCACTGTGA
- a CDS encoding ABC transporter permease, producing the protein MTPGVSFFTRNKRRMHKYGIIIAFFVLCLIVAAIGEVQVAKGAWTSNYFLSNENMLIVLRQVSINGILAIGMTFVIITAGVDLSVGSVLALSGIVAARFATSNSGLAIGDTAHAVMMPLIIALGIGIVCGLINGTVLARYRLQPFIVTMGMLSAARGLAMLTTDGNPVSQLNRDFRWLGNGYMAGIPVPVIIFMVLFGLAWLLLNKTIFGRYIYAVGGNPKSARTSGINVVRIKVLVYTLCAALAGVAGLILTARTGSAQTSAGAGYELDAIAAVVIGGTSMAGGVGTLLGTFFGVLIIGVMNNGLDLLGVQSYYQQIIKGALIVVAVLLDPSRKQQRD; encoded by the coding sequence ATGACACCCGGGGTTTCGTTTTTCACGCGCAACAAGCGCCGTATGCACAAGTACGGCATCATTATCGCCTTCTTCGTGCTCTGCCTGATTGTTGCCGCCATTGGCGAGGTGCAGGTGGCGAAAGGCGCCTGGACCAGCAACTACTTTCTCAGCAATGAAAATATGCTGATCGTTCTGCGCCAGGTCTCTATCAACGGCATTCTCGCCATCGGTATGACGTTTGTCATCATCACCGCCGGGGTCGATCTGTCGGTGGGGTCGGTACTGGCGCTAAGCGGCATCGTCGCCGCGCGCTTCGCCACCAGCAACAGCGGACTGGCAATTGGCGATACCGCCCATGCGGTTATGATGCCGCTAATTATCGCGCTGGGCATCGGCATCGTCTGCGGCCTGATTAACGGTACGGTTCTGGCGCGCTATCGTCTGCAACCCTTTATCGTCACCATGGGCATGCTGTCAGCGGCGCGCGGGCTGGCGATGCTCACCACCGACGGCAACCCGGTCTCGCAGCTGAACCGCGATTTCCGCTGGCTGGGAAATGGCTATATGGCGGGCATTCCGGTACCGGTGATTATCTTTATGGTGCTGTTTGGCCTCGCCTGGCTGCTGCTTAATAAAACCATCTTCGGCCGCTATATCTATGCGGTAGGCGGCAACCCCAAAAGCGCCCGGACCTCCGGCATTAACGTGGTGCGCATCAAGGTGCTGGTTTATACCCTGTGCGCCGCTCTGGCGGGCGTTGCCGGGCTGATCCTCACCGCCCGTACCGGATCCGCCCAGACCAGCGCCGGCGCGGGATATGAACTGGACGCCATCGCCGCCGTAGTCATTGGCGGCACCAGCATGGCCGGCGGCGTCGGCACGCTGCTTGGCACCTTTTTCGGCGTACTCATAATCGGCGTGATGAATAACGGCCTCGACCTGCTGGGCGTGCAGTCCTATTACCAGCAGATCATTAAAGGCGCCTTGATTGTAGTGGCTGTATTGCTCGACCCGTCGCGTAAACAACAGCGCGATTAA
- a CDS encoding sugar ABC transporter ATP-binding protein: MTRDPQTQQPAYLLEVTGVKKAFGPVVALKNAEFALRRGSIHALCGGNGAGKSTFLSILMGFIQPDGGSIFINGERCEFHHPKEALAAGVAIVQQELSAIPDLTVAENIWLGREPRRFGFVDFATLNQRTRDLLQELDFHISATEKMRNLSVAEQQLVEIAKALSHANADIIIMDEPTSAIGEEDAQKIFQTITRLAQKGKGIIYVSHRLSEIFQIADSYTIFRDGAYIHEGFIADITREQLIEHIIGGEYDSEFAKFNQPGEEVMMEVKNLRWRNKINDISLHLKRGEILGIYGLVGSGRSEFLDLVFGIHHADSGTIQLGDVTLGRHSPKEAIKCGIAYVTEDRKQTGLVLCRSVSENINISSFAAISRSGFINEKQERARASEMIKRFNVKTPDGDQIVGNLSGGNQQKVVLGRWALLDPDVLLLDEPTRGIDVGAKKEIYRFMSEFAMKNKGIIMVSSELSEIIGMSDRILVFRDGQLAGELTAAQATQAELMKLAV, encoded by the coding sequence GTGACACGCGATCCGCAAACGCAGCAGCCGGCTTATCTGCTGGAAGTGACCGGCGTAAAAAAAGCTTTTGGTCCGGTTGTGGCGCTGAAAAACGCTGAGTTCGCCCTGCGGCGTGGTTCGATCCACGCGCTGTGCGGCGGCAACGGCGCGGGAAAATCGACCTTCCTGAGCATCCTGATGGGTTTTATTCAGCCCGACGGCGGCAGCATTTTCATTAACGGCGAGCGCTGCGAGTTTCATCATCCTAAAGAGGCGCTGGCCGCCGGCGTCGCCATTGTGCAGCAGGAACTGAGCGCCATTCCCGATCTCACCGTGGCGGAGAATATCTGGCTGGGGCGCGAGCCGCGCCGTTTCGGATTCGTCGATTTCGCCACCCTAAACCAGCGCACCCGCGATCTGCTGCAGGAGCTGGACTTCCATATCTCCGCCACGGAGAAAATGCGCAATCTGAGCGTGGCCGAGCAGCAGCTGGTGGAGATCGCCAAGGCGCTCTCCCATGCGAACGCCGACATCATCATTATGGACGAGCCCACTTCCGCGATTGGGGAAGAGGATGCGCAGAAGATTTTTCAGACCATCACCCGGCTGGCGCAAAAAGGGAAAGGGATCATTTATGTCTCGCACCGGCTGTCGGAAATTTTCCAGATCGCCGATAGCTACACCATCTTTCGCGACGGCGCCTATATCCATGAGGGATTTATCGCCGATATCACCCGCGAGCAGCTGATTGAACACATTATCGGCGGCGAGTATGACAGCGAGTTCGCCAAGTTCAACCAGCCGGGCGAGGAGGTGATGATGGAGGTGAAAAACCTGCGCTGGCGCAACAAGATCAACGATATCAGCCTGCATTTGAAGCGCGGCGAAATCCTCGGGATCTATGGCCTGGTGGGATCGGGACGCAGCGAGTTCCTCGACCTGGTCTTCGGCATCCATCACGCCGACAGCGGCACTATTCAGCTGGGCGACGTAACCCTGGGGCGCCACTCGCCCAAAGAGGCGATCAAATGCGGTATCGCCTACGTCACCGAAGACCGTAAGCAGACGGGGCTGGTGCTCTGTCGCTCGGTCAGCGAGAACATCAATATCTCCTCTTTTGCCGCCATCAGCCGGTCGGGCTTTATCAATGAAAAGCAGGAGCGGGCGCGCGCCAGCGAGATGATTAAGCGCTTTAACGTTAAAACCCCGGATGGCGATCAGATTGTTGGCAACCTGAGCGGCGGCAATCAGCAGAAAGTGGTGCTGGGACGCTGGGCGCTGCTCGATCCCGACGTGCTGCTGCTGGATGAGCCTACGCGCGGCATCGACGTGGGTGCCAAAAAAGAGATCTACCGCTTTATGTCGGAATTTGCCATGAAAAACAAGGGGATAATTATGGTCTCCTCCGAGTTGTCGGAGATTATCGGCATGAGCGATCGCATTCTGGTTTTCCGCGACGGGCAGCTGGCCGGTGAATTAACCGCGGCGCAGGCCACCCAGGCCGAGCTGATGAAGCTGGCGGTATAA